From a single Ignavibacteria bacterium genomic region:
- a CDS encoding TerB family tellurite resistance protein, translated as MDKLNKKNNPPLHGVKTIAPVSHDGNAANLQERLNKLSLMVYLAAGDMEIHETEWDLIKDKGEKLGFSSGETDEIIKSPANFLHVVIPERKRDKLSLIYDLLNLMLADGKVTVEEVAIISKISFLFGIPAIKLKTFYIQLVEAGNKGVTKEEFLHTMEIFI; from the coding sequence TTGGATAAACTGAACAAAAAGAACAACCCGCCACTGCACGGTGTCAAAACAATCGCGCCGGTTTCTCATGACGGGAATGCTGCAAACCTTCAGGAACGCTTGAATAAACTCTCCCTGATGGTTTATCTGGCAGCAGGTGACATGGAAATTCATGAAACCGAATGGGATCTCATAAAAGACAAAGGGGAAAAACTCGGTTTCTCTTCCGGTGAAACAGATGAAATTATCAAGTCACCGGCAAATTTCCTCCATGTAGTAATCCCGGAACGAAAAAGAGACAAACTCTCTCTGATCTACGACCTCCTCAATCTGATGCTGGCAGACGGGAAGGTAACAGTTGAAGAAGTTGCCATCATTTCCAAAATTAGTTTCCTCTTCGGAATCCCCGCCATCAAACTCAAAACCTTCTATATCCAGCTCGTTGAAGCCGGCAATAAGGGTGTCACCAAGGAAGAATTTCTGCACACAATGGAAATCTTTATCTGA
- a CDS encoding YbaN family protein has product MSRINIEDNRIKRYLLFGLGFAFMVLGIIGFIIPLMPGTIFLILASIFFARSSEKFHNLILHNRFVGKYIHYYHNGGKMPLRAKIITVGIIVVSLTISAAFTFWIN; this is encoded by the coding sequence ATGAGCAGAATAAACATTGAAGACAACCGCATAAAAAGATACCTCCTCTTCGGGCTCGGTTTTGCGTTTATGGTACTCGGAATCATCGGGTTTATCATCCCCTTGATGCCCGGCACCATCTTCCTGATCCTTGCATCGATATTTTTTGCGAGAAGTTCGGAGAAATTCCACAATCTTATCCTCCACAACAGATTCGTAGGGAAATATATCCACTACTATCACAACGGAGGCAAAATGCCCCTGAGAGCAAAAATTATCACCGTTGGAATAATTGTTGTTTCCCTCACCATCTCAGCAGCCTTCACATTTTGGATAAACTGA
- a CDS encoding STAS domain-containing protein has protein sequence MYFTINAEDNKFFILCDGSLNAVAVEEFRNTVEPFIRDYRAPVVIDLDKVDYVSSAGIRAFLLLFRAAMAKSPEVGVHFMDMVSIINISPQVQQILDISGLSDSIRQWSEERDSLH, from the coding sequence ATGTACTTTACAATAAATGCCGAAGATAATAAATTCTTTATCCTTTGCGACGGTTCTCTGAACGCTGTTGCAGTTGAGGAATTCAGAAATACCGTGGAGCCCTTCATTCGTGATTACCGAGCCCCTGTCGTTATAGACCTCGACAAGGTTGACTATGTTTCCTCTGCCGGTATCAGAGCCTTTCTGCTCCTCTTCAGAGCTGCAATGGCAAAAAGTCCCGAAGTCGGCGTACATTTCATGGACATGGTTTCAATTATAAATATCTCTCCTCAGGTACAGCAGATTCTCGATATCTCCGGTCTTTCCGATTCGATAAGACAATGGTCGGAGGAGAGAGATTCTCTTCATTAA
- a CDS encoding META domain-containing protein, translated as MKRTIKIITPLLLLMLFAGCGSLVKLSDTGVLYSNAWKLVKINGQAAVKPAYANDVTLAVVAGVNSFGGNSSCNQYFGNVTVSGDRITFGDLGSTKMACDDMNLEINYFQALKKVDRFTVNNGILYLYSGSQVVLEYQATSLK; from the coding sequence ATGAAACGAACGATTAAAATTATTACACCACTCCTCCTGTTGATGCTATTTGCAGGGTGTGGATCTTTGGTCAAACTCTCCGATACGGGAGTTCTTTACAGCAACGCCTGGAAACTGGTAAAAATAAACGGTCAGGCTGCGGTTAAACCTGCATATGCGAATGATGTCACTTTGGCAGTGGTTGCAGGTGTGAACAGTTTTGGCGGCAATTCAAGCTGCAACCAGTATTTTGGAAATGTAACCGTATCGGGTGACAGGATAACTTTTGGTGACCTCGGTTCCACAAAGATGGCTTGTGACGATATGAATCTGGAGATCAACTATTTTCAGGCGCTTAAAAAAGTTGACAGATTTACAGTAAACAACGGCATTCTGTATCTCTACTCGGGTTCCCAGGTGGTCCTTGAGTATCAGGCGACAAGTTTAAAGTAG
- a CDS encoding GNAT family N-acetyltransferase, giving the protein MLEPFVIKTENLDLVNSKARHIELLKEDESLFEKEFGLKVEKGYLEFPEALEFIYSLLAHGPGFGEWGFYLFVHRKDKALIGAGGFKGKPNNGVVEIGYGTAEKYRNRGYATEAARAFLHFSFKDSSIIKVVAHTRPEVNASNHILNKLRFVRTDDYVDPVDGLVWRYEMTRSMYFQMKRAGDL; this is encoded by the coding sequence ATGCTAGAACCATTTGTAATCAAAACAGAAAATCTTGATCTTGTCAACTCAAAAGCCCGTCATATCGAGCTGTTAAAAGAGGACGAGTCTCTTTTTGAGAAGGAATTTGGCTTAAAAGTGGAGAAGGGATACCTGGAGTTCCCTGAGGCACTCGAGTTCATCTACAGTTTACTGGCACACGGACCGGGATTTGGCGAGTGGGGTTTCTACCTTTTTGTACACAGAAAAGACAAGGCACTTATTGGTGCCGGTGGATTCAAAGGGAAGCCGAACAACGGTGTTGTTGAAATCGGATATGGTACAGCTGAAAAGTACCGCAACAGAGGATATGCAACCGAAGCTGCCAGGGCTTTTCTTCATTTTTCGTTTAAGGACAGTTCGATTATTAAAGTTGTCGCGCATACAAGACCTGAAGTGAATGCATCGAACCACATACTGAACAAACTCCGTTTTGTAAGGACTGATGATTATGTTGATCCCGTTGACGGACTTGTCTGGAGATATGAAATGACACGAAGCATGTATTTCCAGATGAAGAGAGCCGGGGATCTTTAG
- a CDS encoding J domain-containing protein has translation MDLLNYYELEKKYRLAQKYYDQSRYNEAYTIAGEIRNEIMQGLDKVKLSRNIAKGAGWLAAFLTGGFGAEDLLIVPAINKVVLSLFGVNLEGLMDLLGRATYMKLICSTLEPGIMARVPQKDMLRDFLILYKLSNSRQDNTWLKSVFRLINPFADEGLNGNEHHYDIPKLLHELYLEASKLSMETEPYGDLLLIYLHAFGYRTQNLYHFLLIGREHLVRDYDNASASGSSRYSRGSSGGSSYTSSSGTGGKYIDPMDKYYGDILGLNGDYSKENIKKKYRERMKESHPDSKAGSNAQEGKRAEEASKRINSAYAYFKKRYNFK, from the coding sequence ATGGACCTCTTGAACTACTACGAATTGGAAAAGAAATACCGGCTGGCTCAGAAATATTATGATCAGAGCCGGTATAACGAGGCATACACAATTGCGGGTGAGATCAGAAATGAAATAATGCAGGGTCTCGACAAGGTGAAACTTTCGCGTAACATCGCAAAAGGTGCCGGCTGGCTGGCTGCTTTTCTTACGGGCGGATTTGGTGCCGAGGACCTGCTCATTGTGCCTGCCATCAATAAAGTGGTTCTCTCACTTTTTGGAGTAAATCTTGAGGGGTTGATGGACCTCCTTGGGCGGGCTACCTATATGAAACTGATATGCAGTACCCTGGAGCCCGGAATAATGGCGAGGGTGCCCCAAAAAGATATGCTGAGGGATTTTCTCATCCTCTACAAACTCAGCAATTCGAGGCAGGATAATACTTGGTTGAAGAGTGTCTTTCGCCTGATCAATCCATTTGCGGATGAAGGACTGAACGGGAATGAGCATCACTACGACATTCCCAAACTGCTTCATGAGTTGTATCTGGAGGCAAGCAAACTCTCGATGGAGACCGAACCGTATGGTGACCTGCTCCTGATTTACCTGCACGCATTCGGGTACAGGACACAGAATCTCTACCATTTTCTTCTGATCGGCAGGGAGCACCTTGTCAGGGATTACGACAATGCTAGCGCATCAGGTTCGAGCCGCTACTCACGAGGAAGCTCCGGCGGAAGCAGCTACACATCCTCATCAGGAACAGGGGGAAAATATATCGATCCGATGGATAAATATTACGGCGACATCCTCGGTTTGAATGGCGACTACAGCAAGGAAAACATCAAGAAAAAATACAGGGAACGGATGAAGGAGAGCCACCCCGACTCGAAAGCGGGTTCGAATGCTCAGGAGGGGAAACGGGCTGAAGAGGCATCCAAACGGATAAACTCAGCCTATGCTTATTTCAAAAAGAGATACAATTTCAAGTAA
- a CDS encoding rhomboid family intramembrane serine protease: MTEWFTGISLSWLGIAPRDTDHILGIFLSPLIHGDFRHLMSNTPPLFVLGFLVLFFYPVGSRKAIPLMYVLGGIILWVIGRPAIHIGASTLVYGLASFLFFSGVVRRDIRSIALALLVVFVYGGSLSMGLLPVDSGISWEGHLSGGIAGMISAMLYRKYDPPKKYSWEEEDETETDVKRYYKDNYFT, from the coding sequence TTGACCGAATGGTTCACCGGGATATCTCTCTCCTGGCTTGGAATAGCCCCGAGGGATACCGATCATATCCTTGGGATTTTTCTCTCTCCCCTCATCCATGGTGATTTCAGACATCTGATGTCGAACACACCACCACTGTTTGTTTTGGGCTTTCTTGTGCTCTTCTTTTACCCTGTCGGCTCCAGAAAAGCAATCCCGCTGATGTATGTGCTCGGCGGAATAATCCTTTGGGTCATCGGCAGACCGGCTATTCATATCGGAGCGTCCACACTGGTTTACGGACTGGCATCGTTTCTGTTTTTCAGCGGAGTGGTAAGAAGAGATATCCGTTCGATAGCGCTCGCTCTCCTTGTGGTGTTTGTTTATGGAGGTTCTCTTTCGATGGGACTTCTCCCCGTCGATTCGGGGATATCATGGGAAGGACACCTCTCGGGTGGAATTGCAGGCATGATTTCAGCCATGCTCTACAGAAAATATGACCCCCCTAAAAAATATTCATGGGAAGAAGAGGATGAGACTGAAACTGATGTGAAACGGTACTACAAAGACAATTATTTTACTTGA
- a CDS encoding HK97 gp10 family phage protein codes for MKAEWNTPDLTLIRQRLVDKLTIAGEVVASAAIKNCPVDTGNLRGSITAEVDENALVARIGTPVEYAPYIEFGTGEYAENGDGRKGGWFFEYDGNKGEKGKRFTRGNKPQPFLRPALIENKEKIRGIFNAS; via the coding sequence GTGAAGGCTGAGTGGAACACTCCCGACCTGACGCTGATCAGGCAAAGGCTCGTTGACAAATTGACCATTGCAGGTGAAGTCGTGGCCAGTGCTGCAATCAAAAATTGTCCTGTAGATACTGGAAATCTGCGAGGCTCGATAACGGCTGAAGTTGATGAGAATGCCTTGGTTGCAAGAATCGGGACTCCTGTTGAGTACGCTCCCTACATTGAGTTTGGTACGGGTGAATATGCTGAAAATGGCGACGGAAGGAAGGGCGGCTGGTTCTTCGAATATGATGGGAACAAGGGCGAAAAGGGAAAGCGGTTTACCCGGGGAAATAAACCGCAACCGTTTTTAAGACCGGCTTTGATCGAAAACAAAGAGAAGATCAGGGGGATATTTAATGCTTCCTGA
- a CDS encoding N-acetylmuramoyl-L-alanine amidase, whose translation MFLNFLKRISYKLVGRYLKIGEYVDQVTKKNALTFHFTAGYGDAIATGNYFDQQPGKVATTYAAGRDGVIAELFPPAKWAYHLGSTLFNEMRTIGIEIQNIGPLWSRNGVMVDCYGNIYKGEYVSFKTPFKGVFHWATFTEAQYENVGKWAAERCLAFGIPPIINTNLDYVENNEKLVGITTHTHFRKDKYDIGPAWDWARFKVYFDAEYARLKAAA comes from the coding sequence ATGTTTCTGAATTTTCTTAAAAGAATCTCTTACAAGCTGGTGGGTCGTTACCTTAAGATCGGCGAATATGTTGATCAGGTAACAAAGAAAAACGCTCTTACATTCCATTTTACAGCAGGGTACGGAGATGCAATCGCTACCGGCAACTACTTCGATCAGCAACCCGGAAAAGTAGCAACAACTTATGCTGCCGGCAGGGACGGAGTGATTGCGGAATTATTTCCACCTGCCAAGTGGGCGTATCATCTGGGTTCGACTCTTTTTAATGAAATGCGAACCATCGGGATAGAGATTCAAAACATCGGGCCACTCTGGAGCAGGAACGGCGTTATGGTGGATTGTTACGGCAATATTTACAAGGGTGAGTATGTCAGTTTTAAGACTCCATTCAAAGGCGTTTTTCACTGGGCAACTTTTACAGAAGCACAATACGAGAATGTGGGAAAATGGGCGGCTGAGAGATGTTTGGCGTTCGGGATCCCGCCAATAATCAACACGAATCTCGATTATGTCGAGAACAATGAAAAGCTCGTTGGGATCACAACGCACACGCATTTCAGGAAAGACAAATACGACATCGGGCCCGCATGGGACTGGGCACGGTTTAAGGTTTATTTCGATGCCGAGTATGCAAGATTGAAGGCTGCCGCATGA
- a CDS encoding head-tail adaptor protein, with amino-acid sequence MSVSDYYKQNCQLYSVSRTVDYGGAFSESYVKVADFMGRIRLLQGRERVINEKQGYESTHRIYCSKLLSVSLTDRVKNGQYTFDVVNVNYLNDEADHIEIDVKLVTEL; translated from the coding sequence GTGAGTGTTAGCGACTACTACAAACAGAACTGTCAGCTTTATTCGGTTTCGAGAACTGTGGACTATGGTGGTGCTTTTAGTGAGAGTTATGTCAAGGTAGCCGACTTTATGGGGCGAATCAGGCTTTTACAGGGGCGTGAACGAGTGATAAACGAGAAGCAAGGTTATGAGTCTACACACAGAATTTATTGCTCCAAGTTGCTCTCTGTGAGTTTGACAGACCGGGTAAAAAATGGTCAGTACACTTTCGATGTGGTGAATGTGAACTACCTGAACGATGAAGCTGATCATATTGAAATTGATGTGAAGCTGGTGACGGAGTTATGA
- a CDS encoding phage head-tail connector protein, with the protein MAIITLAEVKTLLSISDDTKDDQIEMMIPIVEDFVVRYCNDDFTDGDGVTSFPAGLKLPASQLIKFAMTYKGVSGESIGDYSVSFFGAIPESIRAGLKPYKKLRFV; encoded by the coding sequence ATGGCGATTATTACGCTTGCAGAAGTTAAGACGCTGCTCTCTATTTCAGACGATACAAAAGATGATCAGATTGAGATGATGATACCGATTGTAGAGGATTTTGTTGTGAGATACTGCAATGATGATTTTACCGATGGGGATGGCGTCACTTCTTTTCCTGCCGGGCTAAAGTTGCCGGCTTCACAGTTGATCAAGTTCGCAATGACGTACAAAGGTGTTAGCGGTGAAAGTATTGGGGACTATTCCGTATCGTTTTTTGGTGCTATTCCAGAGAGCATCAGGGCCGGTTTGAAACCGTACAAAAAGCTGAGATTTGTGTGA
- a CDS encoding DUF5309 family protein has translation MSIITGVNNSANAVAANQLPDNEKVLALVKPYQTPLLQLLFFSAVSKAKEVINQMGKFAWFEDAFMPHQTTNKTTISALGTPATITLNASNCNDISIFTLDDIVLIEETDAMAYVSSRSTNQVVLTHIDGTSNLTSLQTEGMYLKVIGSRNHEYSGVRGTGRNAEVEKFNYLNIFSDSVASTGRYQAGQNYTDSVDHASLVIKKIEELKLQVERYFLFAPAQGYASVGSYRTTWGHGFQGRITSNVNNYTTLDEDTFDAHLMEVFAKGAGRKIHMCGSGQLLEINKFIKNRYQINPNPVTSIYGVNLTEYLTPFGIVDVVWNPVMDGKYTDYGFTVDAEKVRLRYMANDKKGSRKFRIEEGVETPGVDGVTDKILFDVGLEIHNEECHGILKKAI, from the coding sequence ATGTCTATTATAACAGGCGTAAACAACAGTGCAAATGCGGTAGCTGCCAATCAGTTACCCGATAATGAAAAGGTTTTGGCTCTGGTGAAACCTTACCAGACTCCCCTTTTGCAGTTACTTTTTTTCTCTGCGGTTTCAAAAGCCAAGGAGGTAATCAATCAGATGGGAAAATTTGCATGGTTTGAGGACGCTTTTATGCCGCATCAGACCACAAACAAAACTACCATCTCGGCTCTCGGAACTCCTGCAACAATCACTCTGAATGCATCGAACTGTAACGATATTTCAATCTTTACACTTGATGACATTGTGTTGATTGAGGAAACTGATGCCATGGCATATGTTTCTTCGAGGTCAACAAATCAGGTGGTGCTGACCCACATTGACGGCACTTCTAACCTTACATCGCTTCAAACCGAAGGGATGTATCTTAAGGTCATAGGGAGCAGAAACCATGAGTATTCAGGTGTGAGAGGAACCGGCAGGAATGCAGAAGTTGAAAAGTTCAACTACCTGAATATTTTCTCCGATTCTGTGGCTTCTACAGGCAGGTATCAGGCAGGACAGAATTACACTGACTCTGTCGATCATGCTTCGCTGGTGATAAAAAAGATCGAGGAGTTAAAGCTGCAAGTTGAAAGGTATTTTCTTTTTGCACCGGCACAGGGATATGCCAGTGTTGGATCTTACAGAACCACTTGGGGACACGGATTTCAGGGAAGAATCACTTCAAATGTGAACAATTACACGACACTTGACGAGGACACTTTTGACGCACACCTTATGGAAGTGTTTGCAAAGGGTGCCGGCAGGAAAATCCACATGTGCGGAAGCGGACAGCTACTTGAGATCAACAAGTTCATCAAGAACCGGTACCAAATCAATCCGAATCCCGTTACATCAATTTACGGTGTGAACCTGACTGAGTATTTAACTCCTTTCGGCATCGTAGATGTTGTTTGGAATCCCGTAATGGACGGAAAGTATACCGATTACGGTTTCACGGTGGATGCGGAGAAAGTAAGACTTCGCTATATGGCAAACGACAAAAAAGGAAGCCGTAAATTCAGGATCGAGGAAGGTGTCGAGACTCCCGGAGTTGACGGCGTGACTGACAAGATCCTTTTTGATGTGGGACTTGAAATCCACAACGAAGAGTGCCACGGTATCCTCAAAAAAGCAATATAA
- a CDS encoding DUF4355 domain-containing protein: MDLEKLIAFLKEKEAGEEVLKFVEGLKPVTSETVKDYVENTDEGKKLLMSLTDAKVTKSIESWKQNNLQKVLDDEIAKRYPPESEDAKKLRELEKKQNDLLAELKRKDLLNAAIKEATVKGLPVDIVDRFLGDDEEGTKRNISLFEEHFKRAVEAQVSDKFKQNGREPGANASAAPPPAGTQSELTKALLELV, translated from the coding sequence ATGGACTTGGAGAAATTGATTGCGTTTTTGAAGGAGAAGGAAGCTGGCGAAGAGGTGTTGAAGTTTGTGGAAGGACTTAAACCGGTTACGAGTGAAACGGTGAAGGACTATGTAGAAAATACCGACGAAGGTAAGAAGCTTCTGATGAGCCTGACGGATGCAAAGGTTACGAAATCGATTGAGAGCTGGAAGCAGAATAATCTGCAGAAGGTGCTTGATGATGAGATTGCCAAGAGGTACCCACCCGAGAGTGAGGACGCAAAGAAGCTGAGGGAACTGGAGAAGAAGCAGAACGATCTGCTGGCAGAATTGAAGAGAAAAGATCTTCTTAATGCCGCAATCAAGGAAGCTACTGTGAAAGGTTTACCGGTCGATATTGTGGACAGGTTTTTGGGTGATGATGAAGAAGGTACCAAGCGAAATATAAGTCTGTTCGAGGAGCATTTTAAAAGGGCAGTTGAAGCTCAGGTAAGCGACAAGTTTAAGCAGAATGGAAGAGAACCGGGGGCAAACGCTTCTGCAGCTCCACCTCCTGCCGGGACACAAAGCGAACTGACGAAAGCACTGCTCGAATTAGTTTAA
- a CDS encoding SocA family protein yields MSIDIEKFSVLTLLYTSKRAIKRTSLNKLLFFSDVFHLIQYNQVITAAKYYKMPYGPVPEYIDEVRRFLIEKNFLTEEETVEYSNFVYNYRSTLDANQYRFFIDNFFDEKERETIKLVSCNLIHWNASDLSRKSHEFEPWKSANWNEELDLTKCQNDNKLLEWANTIIKQ; encoded by the coding sequence ATGAGCATTGATATTGAAAAATTTTCGGTTTTAACTCTTTTATACACCAGCAAAAGAGCAATTAAGAGGACAAGTCTTAATAAATTATTGTTTTTCAGTGATGTATTTCATCTCATACAGTATAACCAAGTGATAACTGCGGCGAAATATTACAAAATGCCATACGGACCTGTTCCTGAATACATTGATGAGGTAAGAAGGTTCTTAATTGAGAAGAACTTCTTAACTGAAGAAGAGACAGTCGAGTATTCTAACTTTGTGTACAACTATCGAAGTACTCTTGATGCGAATCAATATCGATTTTTCATTGATAATTTTTTCGACGAAAAAGAACGCGAGACCATTAAGTTAGTCAGTTGTAACCTTATCCATTGGAATGCCTCTGATCTGTCACGGAAATCTCATGAATTTGAACCGTGGAAAAGCGCAAATTGGAATGAGGAATTGGATTTAACGAAGTGTCAGAATGACAATAAATTATTGGAATGGGCCAACACCATCATCAAACAATAG
- a CDS encoding adenylate/guanylate cyclase domain-containing protein: MGENGNNILSESDVSTLRKINSQRRNGFLVLLDIKDSTIRKIHYSEKWATQTGILYSAFRRFFESFAEKMGAEQAIIKFIGDGLLVFYPGTIGKEKFKNQECDPQLAQFLIDNTLEFINAIHEEDEFCGLKLKSVIAYLTGIQLIDTGASGAKDVLGRGIDFAFRLEKFADTTHIVLNEMIANAIKRTQKISESQQKFELISCRRKMRGWDDAKGEVFYLLTGKQMIADNITAIIPSIYSENVTNELFSFFVKKRPSTNAFSSVDQLIQKALENLENGFSKGASDEH, from the coding sequence ATGGGAGAGAACGGTAATAATATCCTGTCGGAAAGTGATGTTAGTACATTGCGAAAAATCAATTCACAGCGAAGAAACGGGTTTTTAGTATTACTTGATATTAAAGATTCAACAATTAGAAAAATCCATTACAGTGAAAAATGGGCCACCCAAACTGGTATTTTATACTCTGCATTCCGCAGGTTTTTTGAGTCCTTTGCCGAAAAGATGGGAGCAGAGCAGGCGATTATTAAGTTTATAGGGGACGGTTTACTAGTTTTTTACCCTGGTACAATCGGTAAGGAAAAATTTAAAAATCAGGAATGCGATCCACAACTGGCACAGTTTTTAATAGATAATACTCTTGAATTTATTAATGCGATACATGAAGAAGACGAATTCTGTGGCTTAAAATTAAAATCTGTAATTGCCTATTTGACAGGTATTCAATTGATCGATACAGGAGCAAGTGGTGCGAAGGATGTATTGGGACGAGGCATTGACTTTGCTTTTAGATTAGAGAAATTTGCTGATACCACCCACATTGTTCTAAATGAGATGATAGCGAATGCGATTAAGAGAACTCAGAAAATTTCAGAATCTCAGCAAAAATTTGAATTAATCAGTTGTCGAAGGAAAATGCGAGGATGGGACGATGCCAAAGGTGAAGTTTTCTACTTATTAACCGGCAAGCAAATGATTGCTGATAATATTACCGCAATAATTCCATCTATTTATAGTGAAAATGTCACTAATGAATTGTTTAGTTTTTTTGTAAAAAAAAGGCCATCAACAAATGCGTTTTCAAGTGTTGATCAGCTAATCCAAAAAGCATTAGAGAATTTGGAAAATGGATTCTCAAAAGGAGCGAGTGATGAGCATTGA
- a CDS encoding phage portal protein — translation MNSKDVVKMIENYGNEINHRVIMDLIDEHRPVRDRMIRDYNEYAGNVPINSRVFDNPNKLNNKLNNDFRGEIIDGITGYMFGKPITWKIDDTTYSEGDKKRIEKAIKDFRKRNNVEDLDSITGEFASICGYAARLCWIDGEGLERIMNLHPWEVIFVEDVTIQDVVYALIYYTVTEKTGNTTRERTVVEWYDKTNVTYFVTDNNGKFVPDNSGLFGKSGPHLFDFVPVIRFNNNNLQSSDFEKVRSLIDAYDRLMSDVQNEIEEFRLAYLLIFGAEITPETLQLLRQTGALGLAEGEDARFLTKQADANFIDLHKKTLSENIYKFSKSVDMSDEQFSGASQSGESRKWKLLGLEFRAITKERKFKAGLDQMMRVICSAWQKKQVPLQYEDIEFVFTRSLPVDMLYLGDVVQKLKGIVSDETLLGMLPFITDVLRELELIEQERYQYGTGMLSKVPVETNTDQEAA, via the coding sequence ATGAACAGTAAAGATGTTGTGAAGATGATTGAGAACTATGGTAACGAAATTAATCATCGGGTAATTATGGATTTGATAGATGAGCACAGACCGGTCAGGGATAGAATGATCCGGGATTACAACGAATATGCGGGTAATGTCCCGATAAATTCAAGGGTTTTTGACAATCCGAACAAACTGAATAACAAGCTTAATAACGATTTTAGGGGAGAGATCATAGACGGAATAACAGGCTACATGTTTGGGAAACCGATCACCTGGAAGATTGACGACACAACATATTCAGAAGGTGACAAGAAAAGGATTGAGAAAGCTATCAAGGATTTCAGAAAAAGAAACAATGTCGAGGATCTTGATTCGATAACCGGTGAATTTGCATCAATCTGCGGATATGCGGCCCGGCTTTGCTGGATCGATGGTGAAGGACTCGAAAGAATAATGAATCTCCACCCATGGGAAGTGATCTTCGTTGAGGATGTAACGATTCAGGATGTTGTTTACGCTCTCATTTACTACACTGTAACCGAAAAAACAGGAAATACAACCCGGGAAAGAACGGTTGTTGAGTGGTACGACAAGACGAATGTGACCTATTTTGTGACAGATAACAACGGAAAGTTTGTCCCTGATAATTCGGGATTGTTCGGGAAATCGGGTCCGCATCTGTTTGATTTCGTGCCGGTTATTCGCTTCAATAACAACAATCTCCAAAGCTCTGATTTTGAGAAGGTTCGATCCTTGATAGATGCTTATGACAGGCTGATGAGTGATGTACAAAATGAGATTGAGGAATTCCGTTTAGCTTATCTTTTGATTTTCGGTGCTGAGATTACTCCGGAGACACTTCAACTCTTAAGACAAACGGGAGCGTTGGGTCTGGCTGAGGGTGAAGATGCCAGATTTTTGACCAAGCAAGCGGATGCCAATTTCATCGATCTTCATAAGAAAACACTTTCGGAAAACATTTATAAATTCTCGAAGAGTGTTGACATGTCAGACGAGCAGTTTTCGGGTGCCAGCCAGTCGGGAGAGAGTCGAAAGTGGAAGTTGTTGGGGTTAGAGTTTAGAGCGATTACGAAAGAACGGAAGTTCAAGGCGGGATTAGATCAGATGATGAGAGTAATCTGTTCGGCATGGCAAAAGAAACAGGTGCCACTTCAATACGAAGATATCGAATTTGTGTTTACAAGAAGCTTGCCTGTGGATATGCTCTATCTTGGTGATGTTGTTCAAAAGCTTAAGGGCATTGTGTCAGATGAAACACTTCTCGGAATGTTACCGTTTATTACGGATGTATTGAGAGAGCTGGAGCTGATCGAGCAGGAACGATATCAGTATGGAACAGGGATGCTCTCAAAAGTCCCTGTGGAAACCAATACTGATCAAGAGGCTGCATGA